Proteins encoded in a region of the Bubalus bubalis isolate 160015118507 breed Murrah chromosome 9, NDDB_SH_1, whole genome shotgun sequence genome:
- the EBI3 gene encoding interleukin-27 subunit beta isoform X1: MALRLVLAFAVSLWLGCSLCRETEVASSQPRVRCQASRYPVAVDCSWTLPPTPPNSTRPTSFIATYRLGVAAHGESWPCLQPTPEATSCVVPDVQMFSMVPYVLNITAVHPGGVSSSFVPFVPEHIIKPDPPEGVRLSPLPGQRLWVQWEPPRTWPFPEIFSLKYRIRYKRHGAARFRQVGPIEATSFTLKAVRPQAKYCVQVAAQDLTDYGEWSAWSLPAAASMTLGK; this comes from the exons ATGGCCCTGAGACTCGTCCTGGCTTTTGCCGTCAGCCTCTGGCTGGGCTGCTCACTCTGTCGCGAGACAGAAG TAgcttcctcccagcccagggtGCGGTGCCAGGCCTCCAGGTACCCGGTCGCCGTGGACTGCTCCTGGACCCTGCCGCCCACTCCTCCGAACTCCACCAGGCCCACATCATTCATTGCCACGTACAG GCTCGGCGTGGCAGCTCATGGGGAAAGCTGGCCCTGCCTCCAGCCGACACCGGAAGCCACCAGCTGTGTCGTCCCTGACGTCCAGATGTTCTCCATGGTGCCCTATGTGCTCAACATCACAGCTGTCCACCCCGGCGGTGTCAGCAGCAGCTTCGTGCCCTTTGTCCCAGAGCACATCA TCAAACCGGATCCTCCAGAAGGCGTGCGCCTGAGCCCTCTCCCTGGGCAGCGGCTGTGGGTGCAATGGGAGCCCCCCCGGACCTGGCCCTTCCCGGAGATCTTCTCCCTCAAGTACCGGATCCGCTACAAGCGTCACGGGGCTGCCCGCTTCCGTCAG GTGGGGCCAATTGAAGCCACATCCTTCACCCTCAAGGCTGTGAGGCCTCAAGCCAAGTACTGCGTCCAGGTGGCCGCTCAGGATCTCACCGACTACGGGGAATGGAGTGCCTGGAGTCTCCCTGCTGCTGCCTCTATGACCCTGGGCAAGTAG
- the EBI3 gene encoding interleukin-27 subunit beta isoform X2: protein MALRLVLAFAVSLWLGCSLCRETEASSQPRVRCQASRYPVAVDCSWTLPPTPPNSTRPTSFIATYRLGVAAHGESWPCLQPTPEATSCVVPDVQMFSMVPYVLNITAVHPGGVSSSFVPFVPEHIIKPDPPEGVRLSPLPGQRLWVQWEPPRTWPFPEIFSLKYRIRYKRHGAARFRQVGPIEATSFTLKAVRPQAKYCVQVAAQDLTDYGEWSAWSLPAAASMTLGK, encoded by the exons ATGGCCCTGAGACTCGTCCTGGCTTTTGCCGTCAGCCTCTGGCTGGGCTGCTCACTCTGTCGCGAGACAGAAG cttcctcccagcccagggtGCGGTGCCAGGCCTCCAGGTACCCGGTCGCCGTGGACTGCTCCTGGACCCTGCCGCCCACTCCTCCGAACTCCACCAGGCCCACATCATTCATTGCCACGTACAG GCTCGGCGTGGCAGCTCATGGGGAAAGCTGGCCCTGCCTCCAGCCGACACCGGAAGCCACCAGCTGTGTCGTCCCTGACGTCCAGATGTTCTCCATGGTGCCCTATGTGCTCAACATCACAGCTGTCCACCCCGGCGGTGTCAGCAGCAGCTTCGTGCCCTTTGTCCCAGAGCACATCA TCAAACCGGATCCTCCAGAAGGCGTGCGCCTGAGCCCTCTCCCTGGGCAGCGGCTGTGGGTGCAATGGGAGCCCCCCCGGACCTGGCCCTTCCCGGAGATCTTCTCCCTCAAGTACCGGATCCGCTACAAGCGTCACGGGGCTGCCCGCTTCCGTCAG GTGGGGCCAATTGAAGCCACATCCTTCACCCTCAAGGCTGTGAGGCCTCAAGCCAAGTACTGCGTCCAGGTGGCCGCTCAGGATCTCACCGACTACGGGGAATGGAGTGCCTGGAGTCTCCCTGCTGCTGCCTCTATGACCCTGGGCAAGTAG
- the YJU2 gene encoding splicing factor YJU2 isoform X1, which produces MSERKVLNKYYPPDFDPSKIPKLKLPKDRQYVVRLMAPFNMRCKTCGEYIYKGKKFNARKETVQNESYLGLPIFRFYIKCTRCLAEITFKTDPENTDYTMEHGATRNFQAEKLLEEEEKRVQKEREDEELNNPMKVLENRTKDSKLEMEVLENLQELKDLNQRQAHVDFEAMLRQHRLSEEERQRQEQEEDEREMAALVEESRKRRLLEDSDSEEDTTPTQPQPALRPNPTAILDEVSGATRIPTCSQTPKAKRKAESWERSVGTLGNRPQLSGLVVKKTGLDTSILRGRAPPLPDEETEAQRGGATCPEPYSWGAMKNGQAAGPAPQTPGTSSLSQLGVYSDSEDSSGSN; this is translated from the exons ATGTCGGAGCGAAAAGTTTTAAAC AAATATTACCCCCCTGACTTTGACCCATCGAAGATTCCCAAGCTCAAGCTGCCCAAAGATCGGCAGTATGTGGTGCGGCTGATGGCCCCCTTCAACATGAG ATGTAAGACATGTGGAGAATACATCTACAAGGGCAAGAAGTTCAATGCTCGCAAAGAAACAGTGCAGAATGAGTCCTACCTGGGCCTGCCCATTTTCCGCTTCTACATCAAGTGCACGCGCTGCCTGGCAGAGATCACCTTCAAG ACAGACCCTGAAAACACAGACTACACCATGGAGCATGGAGCCACGAGGAACTTCCAGGCTGAGaagctcctggaggaggaggagaagagggtgcagAAGGAGCGGGAGGACGAGGAGCTGAACAACCCCATGAAG GTGCTGGAGAACAGAACTAAGGACTCCAAGCTGGAGATGGAGGTCCTGGAGAACCTGCAAGAGCTCAAAGACCTGAACCAGCGGCAGGCCCACGTAGACTTCGAGGCCATGCTGCGGCAGCACCGCCTGTCAGAGGAGGAGCGGCAGaggcaggagcaggaggaggatgaGCGGGAGATGGC GGCGCTAGTGGAGGAATCAAGGAAAAGAAGACTCCTTGAAGACTCTGACTCAGAGGAGgacaccacccccacccagccccagccaGCCCTCCGGCCCAACCCCACTGCCATCCTGGACGAGGTGAGTGGGGCCACCCGCATTCCCACGTGCTCTCAG ACCCCGAAAGccaagaggaaggcagagagctgGGAGCGCAGTGTGGGTACCCTTGGCAACAGGCCCCAGCTGTCGGGCCTGGTTGTGAAGAAAACAGGCCTGGACACCAGCATCCTGCGAGGAAgagccccacccctcccag atgaggagactgaggcccagagaggtggagCCACTTGCCCAGAACCATATAGCTGGG GTGCAATGAAGAACGGTCAGGCAGCTGGCCCAGCGCCCCAGACGCCCGGCACGTCCTCCCTGAGCCAGCTGGGTGTGTATTCTGACAGTGAGGACAGCAGCGGCAGCAACTGA
- the YJU2 gene encoding splicing factor YJU2 isoform X3: protein MSERKVLNKYYPPDFDPSKIPKLKLPKDRQYVVRLMAPFNMRCKTCGEYIYKGKKFNARKETVQNESYLGLPIFRFYIKCTRCLAEITFKTDPENTDYTMEHGATRNFQAEKLLEEEEKRVQKEREDEELNNPMKVLENRTKDSKLEMEVLENLQELKDLNQRQAHVDFEAMLRQHRLSEEERQRQEQEEDEREMAALVEESRKRRLLEDSDSEEDTTPTQPQPALRPNPTAILDEVSGATRIPTCSQTPKAKRKAESWERSVGTLGNRPQLSGLVVKKTGLDTSILRGRAPPLPGAMKNGQAAGPAPQTPGTSSLSQLGVYSDSEDSSGSN from the exons ATGTCGGAGCGAAAAGTTTTAAAC AAATATTACCCCCCTGACTTTGACCCATCGAAGATTCCCAAGCTCAAGCTGCCCAAAGATCGGCAGTATGTGGTGCGGCTGATGGCCCCCTTCAACATGAG ATGTAAGACATGTGGAGAATACATCTACAAGGGCAAGAAGTTCAATGCTCGCAAAGAAACAGTGCAGAATGAGTCCTACCTGGGCCTGCCCATTTTCCGCTTCTACATCAAGTGCACGCGCTGCCTGGCAGAGATCACCTTCAAG ACAGACCCTGAAAACACAGACTACACCATGGAGCATGGAGCCACGAGGAACTTCCAGGCTGAGaagctcctggaggaggaggagaagagggtgcagAAGGAGCGGGAGGACGAGGAGCTGAACAACCCCATGAAG GTGCTGGAGAACAGAACTAAGGACTCCAAGCTGGAGATGGAGGTCCTGGAGAACCTGCAAGAGCTCAAAGACCTGAACCAGCGGCAGGCCCACGTAGACTTCGAGGCCATGCTGCGGCAGCACCGCCTGTCAGAGGAGGAGCGGCAGaggcaggagcaggaggaggatgaGCGGGAGATGGC GGCGCTAGTGGAGGAATCAAGGAAAAGAAGACTCCTTGAAGACTCTGACTCAGAGGAGgacaccacccccacccagccccagccaGCCCTCCGGCCCAACCCCACTGCCATCCTGGACGAGGTGAGTGGGGCCACCCGCATTCCCACGTGCTCTCAG ACCCCGAAAGccaagaggaaggcagagagctgGGAGCGCAGTGTGGGTACCCTTGGCAACAGGCCCCAGCTGTCGGGCCTGGTTGTGAAGAAAACAGGCCTGGACACCAGCATCCTGCGAGGAAgagccccacccctcccag GTGCAATGAAGAACGGTCAGGCAGCTGGCCCAGCGCCCCAGACGCCCGGCACGTCCTCCCTGAGCCAGCTGGGTGTGTATTCTGACAGTGAGGACAGCAGCGGCAGCAACTGA
- the YJU2 gene encoding splicing factor YJU2 isoform X2, giving the protein MSERKVLNKYYPPDFDPSKIPKLKLPKDRQYVVRLMAPFNMRCKTCGEYIYKGKKFNARKETVQNESYLGLPIFRFYIKCTRCLAEITFKTDPENTDYTMEHGATRNFQAEKLLEEEEKRVQKEREDEELNNPMKVLENRTKDSKLEMEVLENLQELKDLNQRQAHVDFEAMLRQHRLSEEERQRQEQEEDEREMAALVEESRKRRLLEDSDSEEDTTPTQPQPALRPNPTAILDETPKAKRKAESWERSVGTLGNRPQLSGLVVKKTGLDTSILRGRAPPLPDEETEAQRGGATCPEPYSWGAMKNGQAAGPAPQTPGTSSLSQLGVYSDSEDSSGSN; this is encoded by the exons ATGTCGGAGCGAAAAGTTTTAAAC AAATATTACCCCCCTGACTTTGACCCATCGAAGATTCCCAAGCTCAAGCTGCCCAAAGATCGGCAGTATGTGGTGCGGCTGATGGCCCCCTTCAACATGAG ATGTAAGACATGTGGAGAATACATCTACAAGGGCAAGAAGTTCAATGCTCGCAAAGAAACAGTGCAGAATGAGTCCTACCTGGGCCTGCCCATTTTCCGCTTCTACATCAAGTGCACGCGCTGCCTGGCAGAGATCACCTTCAAG ACAGACCCTGAAAACACAGACTACACCATGGAGCATGGAGCCACGAGGAACTTCCAGGCTGAGaagctcctggaggaggaggagaagagggtgcagAAGGAGCGGGAGGACGAGGAGCTGAACAACCCCATGAAG GTGCTGGAGAACAGAACTAAGGACTCCAAGCTGGAGATGGAGGTCCTGGAGAACCTGCAAGAGCTCAAAGACCTGAACCAGCGGCAGGCCCACGTAGACTTCGAGGCCATGCTGCGGCAGCACCGCCTGTCAGAGGAGGAGCGGCAGaggcaggagcaggaggaggatgaGCGGGAGATGGC GGCGCTAGTGGAGGAATCAAGGAAAAGAAGACTCCTTGAAGACTCTGACTCAGAGGAGgacaccacccccacccagccccagccaGCCCTCCGGCCCAACCCCACTGCCATCCTGGACGAG ACCCCGAAAGccaagaggaaggcagagagctgGGAGCGCAGTGTGGGTACCCTTGGCAACAGGCCCCAGCTGTCGGGCCTGGTTGTGAAGAAAACAGGCCTGGACACCAGCATCCTGCGAGGAAgagccccacccctcccag atgaggagactgaggcccagagaggtggagCCACTTGCCCAGAACCATATAGCTGGG GTGCAATGAAGAACGGTCAGGCAGCTGGCCCAGCGCCCCAGACGCCCGGCACGTCCTCCCTGAGCCAGCTGGGTGTGTATTCTGACAGTGAGGACAGCAGCGGCAGCAACTGA
- the YJU2 gene encoding splicing factor YJU2 isoform X4, with protein sequence MSERKVLNKYYPPDFDPSKIPKLKLPKDRQYVVRLMAPFNMRCKTCGEYIYKGKKFNARKETVQNESYLGLPIFRFYIKCTRCLAEITFKTDPENTDYTMEHGATRNFQAEKLLEEEEKRVQKEREDEELNNPMKVLENRTKDSKLEMEVLENLQELKDLNQRQAHVDFEAMLRQHRLSEEERQRQEQEEDEREMAALVEESRKRRLLEDSDSEEDTTPTQPQPALRPNPTAILDETPKAKRKAESWERSVGTLGNRPQLSGLVVKKTGLDTSILRGRAPPLPGAMKNGQAAGPAPQTPGTSSLSQLGVYSDSEDSSGSN encoded by the exons ATGTCGGAGCGAAAAGTTTTAAAC AAATATTACCCCCCTGACTTTGACCCATCGAAGATTCCCAAGCTCAAGCTGCCCAAAGATCGGCAGTATGTGGTGCGGCTGATGGCCCCCTTCAACATGAG ATGTAAGACATGTGGAGAATACATCTACAAGGGCAAGAAGTTCAATGCTCGCAAAGAAACAGTGCAGAATGAGTCCTACCTGGGCCTGCCCATTTTCCGCTTCTACATCAAGTGCACGCGCTGCCTGGCAGAGATCACCTTCAAG ACAGACCCTGAAAACACAGACTACACCATGGAGCATGGAGCCACGAGGAACTTCCAGGCTGAGaagctcctggaggaggaggagaagagggtgcagAAGGAGCGGGAGGACGAGGAGCTGAACAACCCCATGAAG GTGCTGGAGAACAGAACTAAGGACTCCAAGCTGGAGATGGAGGTCCTGGAGAACCTGCAAGAGCTCAAAGACCTGAACCAGCGGCAGGCCCACGTAGACTTCGAGGCCATGCTGCGGCAGCACCGCCTGTCAGAGGAGGAGCGGCAGaggcaggagcaggaggaggatgaGCGGGAGATGGC GGCGCTAGTGGAGGAATCAAGGAAAAGAAGACTCCTTGAAGACTCTGACTCAGAGGAGgacaccacccccacccagccccagccaGCCCTCCGGCCCAACCCCACTGCCATCCTGGACGAG ACCCCGAAAGccaagaggaaggcagagagctgGGAGCGCAGTGTGGGTACCCTTGGCAACAGGCCCCAGCTGTCGGGCCTGGTTGTGAAGAAAACAGGCCTGGACACCAGCATCCTGCGAGGAAgagccccacccctcccag GTGCAATGAAGAACGGTCAGGCAGCTGGCCCAGCGCCCCAGACGCCCGGCACGTCCTCCCTGAGCCAGCTGGGTGTGTATTCTGACAGTGAGGACAGCAGCGGCAGCAACTGA